From Struthio camelus isolate bStrCam1 chromosome 7, bStrCam1.hap1, whole genome shotgun sequence, a single genomic window includes:
- the PGAM1 gene encoding phosphoglycerate mutase 1, which translates to MAAYRLVLVRHGESAWNLENRFSGWYDADLSPAGQQEAQRGGEALRDAGYEFDICFTSVQKRAIRTLWIVLDAIDQMWLPVVRTWRLNERHYGGLTGLNKAETAAKHGEAQVKIWRRSYDIPPPPMQPDHPFYSTISKDRRYADLTEDQLPTCESLKDTIARALPFWNEEIVPQIKEGKRVLIAAHGNSLRGIVKHLEGLSEEAIMELNLPTGIPIVYELDKNLKPIKPMQFLGDEETVRKAMEAVAAQGKAKK; encoded by the exons ATGGCTGCCTACCGCCTCGTGCTTGTCCGCCACGGCGAGAGCGCCTGGAACCTGGAGAACCGCTTCAGCGGCTGGTACGACGCCGACCTCAGCCCCGCCGGCCAGCAAgaggcgcagcgcggcggcgaggCCCTCCGAG ATGCTGGCTATGAATTCGACATCTGCTTCACCTCTGTGCAGAAACGGGCGATCCGCACCCTCTGGATCGTTCTGGATGCCATTGACCAGATGTGGCTGCCTGTGGTCCGGACCTGGCGCCTCAATGAGAGGCACTACGGAGGGCTCACTGGCCTAAACAAGGCTGAAACAGCTGCTAAGCATGGAGAGGCCCAGGTGAAGATCTGGAGGCGCTCATATGACATCCCCCCACCTCCCATGCAGCCAGATCACCCCTTCTACAGCACCATCAGCAAG GACCGTCGCTATGCTGACCTGACAGAGGACCAGTTGCCAACATGTGAGAGCCTGAAGGACACCATTGCCCGGGCCCTGCCCTTCTGGAATGAAGAAATAGTCCCACAGATCAAAGAGGGAAAGCGAGTCCTTATTGCTGCCCATGGCAACAGCTTGCGTGGGATTGTCAAGCACCTGGAAG GCTTGTCGGAAGAGGCCATCATGGAGCTGAACCTGCCCACTGGGATCCCTATTGTCTATGAACTGGACAAGAACCTGAAACCCATCAAGCCCATGCAGTTCCTGGGGGATGAGGAGACAGTGCGCAAGGCCATGGAGGCTGTCGCTGCTCAGGGCAAGGCCAAGAAGTGA
- the EXOSC1 gene encoding exosome complex component CSL4 gives MAPPARYCVPGERLCSTGEASAGSGTYTRHGFIFASLAGCLEKRSEESGLPVVSVVRDAESQLLPDVGAVVTCKVCSINSRFAKVHILYIGSTPLKSTFRGTIRREDIRATEKDKVEVYKSFRPGDIVLAKVISLGDAQSNYLLSTAENELGVVVARSEAGVQMVPISWCEMQCPRTHTKDFRKVARVQPEFLQT, from the exons ATGGCGCCTCCGGCTCGGTACTGCGTCCCCG GCGAGCGGCTGTGCAGCACCGGGGAAGCCAGCGCCGGCAGTGGGACTTACACGCGGCACGGCTTCATCTTCGCGTCGCTGGCTggctgcctggagaagaggagcgAGGAGAGTGGG CTGCCTGTTGTGTCTGTGGTGAGAGATGCTGAGTCCCAGCTCCTGCCTGATGTGGGGGCCGTTGTGACATGCAAG GTTTGCAGCATTAACTCCCGCTTTGCCAAGGTGCACATCCTGTACATCGGCTCCACACCCCTGAAGTCCACGTTCCGGGGAACCATACG GAGAGAAGATATTCGAGCCACAGAGAAAGACAAG GTAGAAGTTTACAAGAGTTTCCGCCCTGGTGACATAGTCCTGGCCAAAGTC ATCTCCCTGGGGGATGCACAGTCCAACTACCTGCTGAGCACGGCGGAGAACGAGCTGGGTGTGGTGGTGGCTCGCAGCGAAGCAG GGGTGCAGATGGTGCCTATCAGCTGGTGCGAGATGCAGTGCCCACGGACGCACACCAAGGACTTCCGCAAGGTGGCCCGCGTGCAGCCCGAGTTCCTGCAGACCTAG